A region of Eschrichtius robustus isolate mEscRob2 chromosome 19, mEscRob2.pri, whole genome shotgun sequence DNA encodes the following proteins:
- the LRFN3 gene encoding leucine-rich repeat and fibronectin type-III domain-containing protein 3, translated as MAVLPLLLCLLPLAPASSPPQPATPSPCPRRCRCQTQSLPLSVLCPGAGLLFVPPSLDRRAAELRLADNFIATVRRRDLANMTGLLHLSLSRNTIRHVAAGAFADLRALRALHLDGNRLTSLGEGQLRGLVNLRHLILSNNQLAALAAGALDDCAETLEDLDLSYNNLEQLPWEALGRLGNVNTLGLDHNLLASVPAGAFSRLHKLARLDMTSNRLTTIPPDPLFSRLPLLARPRGSPASALVLAFGGNPLHCNCELVWLRRLAREDDLEACASPPALGGRYFWAVGEEEFVCEPPVVTHRSPPLAVPAGRPAALRCRAVGDPEPRVRWVSPQGRLLGNSSRARAFPNGTLELLVTEPGDGGVFTCIAANAAGEATAAVELTVGPPPPPQLANSTSCDPPRDGDPDALTPPSAASVSASAKAADAGPPTDRGVQVTEHGTTAALVQWPDQRPIPGIRMYQIQYNSSADDILVYRMIPADSSSFLLTDLASGRTYDLCVLAVYEDGATGLTATRPVGCHRFSTEPALRPCGTPHAPFLGGTMIIALGGVIVASVLVFIFVLLMRYKVHGGQPPSKAKAPAPVSSVCSQTNGALGPTLAPPAPEPAAPRAHTVVQLDCEPWGPSHERTGP; from the exons ATGGCcgtcctccctctgctcctctgccTGCTGCCGCTGGCCCCCGCCTCATCTCCACCCCAGCCAGCCACACCCAGCCCGTGTCCCCGCCGCTGCCGCTgccagacacagtccctgcccctaAGCGTGCTGTGCCCGGGGGCAGGCCTTCTGTTCGTTCCGCCCTCGCTGGACCGCCGGGCGGCCGAGCTGCGCCTGGCGGACAACTTCATCGCGACCGTGCGGCGCCGTGACCTGGCCAACATGACGGGCCTGCTGCACCTGAGCTTGTCACGCAACACCATCCGCCACGTGGCCGCCGGCGCCTTCGCTGACCTTCGCGCCCTGCGCGCTCTGCACCTGGACGGCAACCGGCTGACCTCGCTGGGTGAGGGGCAGCTGCGCGGCCTGGTCAACTTACGCCACCTCATCCTGAGCAACAACCAGCTGGCAGCCCTGGCGGCTGGGGCCCTGGACGACTGCGCTGAGACACTCGAGGACCTCGACCTCTCCTACAACAACCTCGAACAGCTGCCCTGGGAGGCGCTGGGCCGCCTGGGCAACGTCAACACGCTGGGCCTCGACCACAACCTACTGGCTTCCGTGCCCGCCGGCGCCTTTTCCCGCCTGCACAAGCTGGCGAGGCTGGACATGACCTCCAACCGCCTAACCACCATCCCACCCGACCCACTCTTCTCCCGCCTGCCGCTGCTGGCCAGGCCCCGCGGCTCCCCCGCGTCCGCCCTGGTGCTGGCCTTCGGCGGGAACCCCCTGCACTGCAACTGCGAGCTGGTGTGGCTCCGGCGGCTGGCGCGGGAGGACGACCTCGAGGCCTGCGCCTCCCCGCCGGCCCTGGGCGGCCGCTACTTCTGGGCTGTGGGTGAGGAGGAGTTTGTGTGCGAGCCCCCCGTGGTGACACACCGTTCGCCGCCCCTGGCCGTGCCTGCCGGTCGGCCAGCCGCCCTGCGCTGCCGGGCAGTGGGCGACCCCGAGCCCCGCGTGCGCTGGGTGTCACCCCAGGGCCGGCTGCTGGGCAACTCGAGCCGAGCTCGCGCCTTCCCTAACGGGACGCTGGAGCTGCTGGTCACCGAGCCGGGCGATGGCGGCGTCTTTACCTGCATCGCGGCCAATGCAGCTGGCGAGGCCACGGCTGCTGTGGAGCTGACCGTgggccccccgccgcccccccagcTAGCCAACAGCACAAGCTGTGACCCCCCGCGGGACGGGGATCCTGATGCCCTCACCCCGCCCTCTGCCGCCTCGGTCTCTGCCTCCGCCAAGGCGGCTGACGCTGGGCCACCTACCGACCGTGGCGTCCAGGTGACTGAGCATGGGACCACAGCTGCTCTAGTCCAGTGGCCAGATCAGCGGCCCATCCCAGGCATCCGCATGTACCAAATCCAGTACAACAGCTCAGCCGACGACATCCTCGTCTACAG GATGATCCCAGCCGACAGCAGCTCCTTCCTGTTGACGGACCTGGCATCAGGCCGCACCTACGATCTGTGTGTGCTAGCCGTGTACGAGGACGGCGCCACGGGGCTGACAGCCACACGGCCCGTGGGCTGCCACCGCTTCTCCACTGAGCCAGCGCTGCGGCCCTGCGGGACCCCACACGCACCCTTCCTGGGCGGCACTATGATCATCGCACTGGGTGGTGTTATCGTGGCCTCGGTACTGGTCTTCATCTTCGTGCTGCTCATGCGCTACAAGGTGCACGGTGGCCAACCCCCGAGCAAGGCCAAGGCACCTGCGCCTGTCAGCAGCGTTTGCTCCCAGACCAATGGCGCCCTGGGCCCCACGCTGGCCCCGCCGGCTCCTGAGCCGGCCGCACCCAGGGCCCACACCGTGGTCCAGCTGGACTGTGAGCCCTGGGGGCCCAGCCACGAACGCACGGGACCCTAG